One stretch of Scophthalmus maximus strain ysfricsl-2021 chromosome 12, ASM2237912v1, whole genome shotgun sequence DNA includes these proteins:
- the LOC118291617 gene encoding protein bicaudal D homolog 1-like isoform X3: MAAGGAGCGDTVEECRVEVERLTRDLAEANREKIRAAECGLVVLEENQRLKQQYADLEAEQEALRMELEHLQEAFGHAYSIQRKVAEDGENNEETLLQESATKEAYHVGRILELQSELKHSRAAASDAQADNEHLSGLLQELRESNEMLELQRSRMREEIREYKLRDSRLLQDYTELEEENISLQKLVSTLRQNQVEYEGLKHEIKVLEEETELLNSQLQDALRLKDISDAQLEEALESLKSEREQKKHLRRELVHHLSMCDVAYTGSAHLTFTSAPPSGTATPTTLLSPNAEEPTRCNCHLQGGTEAGTAGGSVARPNGECRGPGRKAEGVTTSDLFSEMNLTEIQKLKQHIMTVEREKVALMTSLEESQTQLQHTQGALTEQYEKVLRLSQTVTTLRHLHQRAHFNQEGQSSVTSQMNPEELGRDDEEAEEEGSTDYKSETLNKSQVFSYQTPGLEILQCKYRVAVTEVVELKAEMKGLRERLTQCAEGAGRERPNRNSQHQKLERQVASLEKSCWEGRNKISSLELELQASQSTASESQGALNTAQDELVTLSEELATLYHHVCLCNNETPNRVMLDYYRQGKGLRSVTASLKAMSSDNSKVLLTPRLARRLAAVASTTLTPGESRSPSASPSKEHLCREGGEEEKEGDREGLQVPSEKGLPVCTPPTRSPSISASSSSSSSSSPALEPAGELRKEPMNIYNLNAIIRDQVKHLQRAVDQSLQLSRQRAAARDLAPLLDKDKESCMEEILKFKSLLSTKREQIATLRLVLKANKQTAEVALANLKSKYESEKYMVTDTMMKLRNELKALKEDAATFSSLRAMFATRCDEYVTQLDEMHRQLAAAEDEKKTLNSLLRMAIQQKLALTQRLEDLAFDQEQTHRTRGGRLTRRKIITPKIVSSLLPQCRSSFPPHS, encoded by the exons GCGTTTGGACATGCCTACTCCATCCAGCGTAAGGTGGCAGAGGATGGGGAGAACAACGAGGAGACGCTGCTGCAGGAGTCCGCCACCAAGGAGGCGTACCACGTGGGCCGCATCCTGGAGCTGCAGTCAGAGCTGAAGCACAGCCGGGCCGCTGCCTCCGACGCTCAGGCTGACAACGAGCATCTCAGCGGCTTGCTGCAGGAGCTCAGGGAG AGTAATGAGATGTTGGAGCTGCAGCGCAGCCGCATGAGAGAGGAGATCAGGGAGTACAAGCTTCGAGACTCGCGGCTGCTCCAGGACTACaccgagctggaggaggagaacatttCTCTGCAGAAGCTGGTGTCAACTCTGAGACAGAATCAG GTGGAGTATGAAGGCCTGAAACATGAGATCAaggtcctggaggaggagacagagctTCTCAATAGCCAGCTGCAAGACGCGCTGCGTTTGAAGGACATCTCAGAcgcccagctggaggaggctcTGGAGTCCCTGAAGAGTGAGCGTGAGCAAAAGAAACACCTGCGCAGGGAGCTGGTGCACCACCTCAGTATGTGCGATGTGGCCTACACCGGCAGTGCCCACCTGACATTCACCTCGGCCCCGCCCAGTGGCACCGCCACCCCAACGACTCTGCTCTCCCCAAATGCAGAGGAGCCAACAAG ATGTAACTGCCACCTCCAGGGCGGGACAGAAGCAGGGACAGCTGGAGGGTCGGTGGCCAGGCCGAATGGAGAGTGCCGAGGGCCGGGTCGAAAAGCTGAGGGAGTGACGACGTCGGACCTCTTCAGTGAGATGAACCTGACAGAGATCCAGAAACTCAAGCAGCACATAATGACC GTTGAACGTGAGAAAGTAGCACTCATGACGAGCCTGGAAGAGTCCCAGACTCAGCTCCAACACACCCAGGGGGCCTTGACCGAGCAGTATGAAAAGGTCCTTCGTCTTAGCCAGACAGTCACTACCCTCCGCCACCTGCATCAAAGGGCCCACTTTAACCAGGAAGGCCAAAGCAGCGTCACCTCTCAGATGAATCCAGAGGAGCTTGGCAGAGATGatgaggaggctgaagaggaagGGAGCACGGACTATAAAAGCGAGACACTGAACAAAAGTCAGGTGTTTTCATACCAAACCCCGGGTCTGGAGATCCTGCAATGCAAGTATCGCGTGGCTGTGACAGAGGTGGTGGAGCTAAAAGCTGAGATGAAGGGCCTCCGTGAGAGGCTGACTCAGTGTGCCGAGGGAGCAGGTAGGGAGAGGCCAAACCGAAACAGTCAGCACCAGAAGCTGGAGCGGCAGGTCGCCTCATTGGAGAAGAGTTGCTGGGAGGGACGCAATAAG ATTTCTAGTCTGGAGTTGGAGTTGCAGGCATCTCAATCAACAGCCAGTGAGAGCCAGGGTGCACTGAACACAGCTCAGGATGAGCTGGTGACACTGAGTGAAGAGCTTGCCACACTCTACCATCACGTCTGTCTTTGCAACAACGAGACGCCCAACCGTGTCATGCTAGACTACTACAG ACAAGGCAAGGGGCTCAGGAGCGTCACTGCCAGTCTCAAAGCCATGTCTTCGGACAACAGCAAAGTTCTCCTCACACCACGCCTCGCTAGGCGGCTGGCCGCTGTTGCTTCGACAACCTTGACTCCCGGGGAGTCGCGGAGCCCCTCGGCATCTCCGTCCAAAGAGCACCTGTGTAGGGAgggtggagaagaggagaaggagggggacaGGGAGGGCCTCCAGGTGCCATCTGAGAAGGGCCTACCAGTCTGCACGCCTCCTACCCGCTCACCCAGTATCAGtgcctcttcatcatcatcgtcatcatcatcgcctGCCCTGGAGCCAGCCGGTGAGCTGCGCAAGGAGCCAATGAACATCTACAACCTCAACGCAATCATCAGAGACCAG gtGAAGCACCTACAGCGGGCAGTAGACCAGTCTTTGCAGCTGTCCAGACAGAGAGCTGCAGCCAGGGACCTGGCccctctgctggacaaagaCAAGGAGAGCTGCATGGAGGAGATCCTGAAGTTCAAGTCTTTGCTCAGCACCAAGAGAGAGCAGATAGCCACCCTCAGACTGGTGCTCAAGGCTAACAAGCAG ACTGCAGAGGTGGCTCTTGCAAACCTTAAGAGTAAGTATGAGTCTGAGAAGTACATGGTGACCGACACTATGATGAAGCTGAGGAACGAGCTAAAGGCACTGAAGGAGGACGCTGCCACTTTCTCATCACTGCGAGCCATGTTCGCTACCAG GTGTGACGAGTATGTGACCCAGCTGGATGAGATGCACAGACAGCTGGCTGCCGCCGAGGATGAGAAGAAGACTCTCAACTCCCTCCTTCGGATGGCCATCCAGCAGAAGCTGGCCCTCACCCAGCGACTGGAGGACTTAGCCTTCGATCAAGAGCAGACCCACCGCACCCGCGGGGGAAGGCTGACCCGCAGGAAGATCATCACCCCCAAA
- the LOC118291617 gene encoding protein bicaudal D homolog 1-like isoform X1, producing MAAGGAGCGDTVEECRVEVERLTRDLAEANREKIRAAECGLVVLEENQRLKQQYADLEAEQEALRMELEHLQEAFGHAYSIQRKVAEDGENNEETLLQESATKEAYHVGRILELQSELKHSRAAASDAQADNEHLSGLLQELRESNEMLELQRSRMREEIREYKLRDSRLLQDYTELEEENISLQKLVSTLRQNQVEYEGLKHEIKVLEEETELLNSQLQDALRLKDISDAQLEEALESLKSEREQKKHLRRELVHHLSMCDVAYTGSAHLTFTSAPPSGTATPTTLLSPNAEEPTRCNCHLQGGTEAGTAGGSVARPNGECRGPGRKAEGVTTSDLFSEMNLTEIQKLKQHIMTVEREKVALMTSLEESQTQLQHTQGALTEQYEKVLRLSQTVTTLRHLHQRAHFNQEGQSSVTSQMNPEELGRDDEEAEEEGSTDYKSETLNKSQVFSYQTPGLEILQCKYRVAVTEVVELKAEMKGLRERLTQCAEGAGRERPNRNSQHQKLERQVASLEKSCWEGRNKISSLELELQASQSTASESQGALNTAQDELVTLSEELATLYHHVCLCNNETPNRVMLDYYRQGKGLRSVTASLKAMSSDNSKVLLTPRLARRLAAVASTTLTPGESRSPSASPSKEHLCREGGEEEKEGDREGLQVPSEKGLPVCTPPTRSPSISASSSSSSSSSPALEPAGELRKEPMNIYNLNAIIRDQVKHLQRAVDQSLQLSRQRAAARDLAPLLDKDKESCMEEILKFKSLLSTKREQIATLRLVLKANKQTAEVALANLKSKYESEKYMVTDTMMKLRNELKALKEDAATFSSLRAMFATRCDEYVTQLDEMHRQLAAAEDEKKTLNSLLRMAIQQKLALTQRLEDLAFDQEQTHRTRGGRLTRRKIITPKVSHPSSTSATNLAQDYTSALAPGSLPIFGLTSPTSIVPDDSTFSLCQSMVSAALASPLTSPTSHILPRSPSSAVITSLAGPVGPESPPSLEAPSATLAETPPSTPLRLAHSQWTLGVRTLVVDSHSFNVNISTALPRSLGLSRQCTSDTYTSPPPSTTTRPTQPGSAPSSSYRSPLLGIRRSTWSPTPRTRPLSSLTRSSIHYSPSSSPPYSPSSAHSYSSAYYSSSPAFTPSSSYSHSSHYTPLYPRYNSSYRPRH from the exons GCGTTTGGACATGCCTACTCCATCCAGCGTAAGGTGGCAGAGGATGGGGAGAACAACGAGGAGACGCTGCTGCAGGAGTCCGCCACCAAGGAGGCGTACCACGTGGGCCGCATCCTGGAGCTGCAGTCAGAGCTGAAGCACAGCCGGGCCGCTGCCTCCGACGCTCAGGCTGACAACGAGCATCTCAGCGGCTTGCTGCAGGAGCTCAGGGAG AGTAATGAGATGTTGGAGCTGCAGCGCAGCCGCATGAGAGAGGAGATCAGGGAGTACAAGCTTCGAGACTCGCGGCTGCTCCAGGACTACaccgagctggaggaggagaacatttCTCTGCAGAAGCTGGTGTCAACTCTGAGACAGAATCAG GTGGAGTATGAAGGCCTGAAACATGAGATCAaggtcctggaggaggagacagagctTCTCAATAGCCAGCTGCAAGACGCGCTGCGTTTGAAGGACATCTCAGAcgcccagctggaggaggctcTGGAGTCCCTGAAGAGTGAGCGTGAGCAAAAGAAACACCTGCGCAGGGAGCTGGTGCACCACCTCAGTATGTGCGATGTGGCCTACACCGGCAGTGCCCACCTGACATTCACCTCGGCCCCGCCCAGTGGCACCGCCACCCCAACGACTCTGCTCTCCCCAAATGCAGAGGAGCCAACAAG ATGTAACTGCCACCTCCAGGGCGGGACAGAAGCAGGGACAGCTGGAGGGTCGGTGGCCAGGCCGAATGGAGAGTGCCGAGGGCCGGGTCGAAAAGCTGAGGGAGTGACGACGTCGGACCTCTTCAGTGAGATGAACCTGACAGAGATCCAGAAACTCAAGCAGCACATAATGACC GTTGAACGTGAGAAAGTAGCACTCATGACGAGCCTGGAAGAGTCCCAGACTCAGCTCCAACACACCCAGGGGGCCTTGACCGAGCAGTATGAAAAGGTCCTTCGTCTTAGCCAGACAGTCACTACCCTCCGCCACCTGCATCAAAGGGCCCACTTTAACCAGGAAGGCCAAAGCAGCGTCACCTCTCAGATGAATCCAGAGGAGCTTGGCAGAGATGatgaggaggctgaagaggaagGGAGCACGGACTATAAAAGCGAGACACTGAACAAAAGTCAGGTGTTTTCATACCAAACCCCGGGTCTGGAGATCCTGCAATGCAAGTATCGCGTGGCTGTGACAGAGGTGGTGGAGCTAAAAGCTGAGATGAAGGGCCTCCGTGAGAGGCTGACTCAGTGTGCCGAGGGAGCAGGTAGGGAGAGGCCAAACCGAAACAGTCAGCACCAGAAGCTGGAGCGGCAGGTCGCCTCATTGGAGAAGAGTTGCTGGGAGGGACGCAATAAG ATTTCTAGTCTGGAGTTGGAGTTGCAGGCATCTCAATCAACAGCCAGTGAGAGCCAGGGTGCACTGAACACAGCTCAGGATGAGCTGGTGACACTGAGTGAAGAGCTTGCCACACTCTACCATCACGTCTGTCTTTGCAACAACGAGACGCCCAACCGTGTCATGCTAGACTACTACAG ACAAGGCAAGGGGCTCAGGAGCGTCACTGCCAGTCTCAAAGCCATGTCTTCGGACAACAGCAAAGTTCTCCTCACACCACGCCTCGCTAGGCGGCTGGCCGCTGTTGCTTCGACAACCTTGACTCCCGGGGAGTCGCGGAGCCCCTCGGCATCTCCGTCCAAAGAGCACCTGTGTAGGGAgggtggagaagaggagaaggagggggacaGGGAGGGCCTCCAGGTGCCATCTGAGAAGGGCCTACCAGTCTGCACGCCTCCTACCCGCTCACCCAGTATCAGtgcctcttcatcatcatcgtcatcatcatcgcctGCCCTGGAGCCAGCCGGTGAGCTGCGCAAGGAGCCAATGAACATCTACAACCTCAACGCAATCATCAGAGACCAG gtGAAGCACCTACAGCGGGCAGTAGACCAGTCTTTGCAGCTGTCCAGACAGAGAGCTGCAGCCAGGGACCTGGCccctctgctggacaaagaCAAGGAGAGCTGCATGGAGGAGATCCTGAAGTTCAAGTCTTTGCTCAGCACCAAGAGAGAGCAGATAGCCACCCTCAGACTGGTGCTCAAGGCTAACAAGCAG ACTGCAGAGGTGGCTCTTGCAAACCTTAAGAGTAAGTATGAGTCTGAGAAGTACATGGTGACCGACACTATGATGAAGCTGAGGAACGAGCTAAAGGCACTGAAGGAGGACGCTGCCACTTTCTCATCACTGCGAGCCATGTTCGCTACCAG GTGTGACGAGTATGTGACCCAGCTGGATGAGATGCACAGACAGCTGGCTGCCGCCGAGGATGAGAAGAAGACTCTCAACTCCCTCCTTCGGATGGCCATCCAGCAGAAGCTGGCCCTCACCCAGCGACTGGAGGACTTAGCCTTCGATCAAGAGCAGACCCACCGCACCCGCGGGGGAAGGCTGACCCGCAGGAAGATCATCACCCCCAAAGTAAGTCACCCATCCTCGACTTCAGCCACCAACTTAGCCCAAGACTACACTTCAGCTTTGGCCCCTGGCAGTCTCCCCATTTTTGGCCTTACTAGTCCTACATCAATTGTTCCTGATGATTccactttttctctttgccaGTCCATGGTCAGTGCAGCTCTGGCGTCACCTCTTACCTCCCCTACCTCACACATACTCCCTCGCAGCCCATCATCAGCGGTGATCACCTCACTGGCTGGCCCTGTAGGGCCAGAGAGCCCCCCATCTTTGGAGGCACCCTCCGCTACCTTGGCAGAGACCCCACCCTCAACCCCTCTGAGGCTGGCTCACTCCCAGTGGACCTTGGGGGTGCGGACGTTGGTGGTCGACTCCCACAGTTTCAATGTCAACATCTCCACTGCTCTGCCTCGTAGCTTAGGCCTCTCCAGGCAATGTACTTCAGACACATACACCTCTCCCCCacccagcaccaccaccaggccCACTCAGCCAGGATCTGCCCCCTCTTCTTCATACCGGTCCCCTCTTCTTGGGATCAGGCGCTCCACGTGGAGCCCCACACCCCGAACTCGGCCCCTCTCTAGCCTGACACGCTCTTCTATCCACTACTCTCCTTCCTCGTCCCCCCCTTACTCCCCTTCTTCGGCCCACAGCTATTCCTCTGCCTATTACAGCTCCTCACCTGCTTTTACGCCCTCTAGCTCCTATAGCCACTCCAGCCATTACACACCCCTGTACCCCAGATACAACAGTTCTTACCGGCCCCGGCACTGA
- the LOC118291617 gene encoding protein bicaudal D homolog 1-like isoform X2 gives MAAGGAGCGDTVEECRVEVERLTRDLAEANREKIRAAECGLVVLEENQRLKQQYADLEAEQEALRMELEHLQEAFGHAYSIQRKVAEDGENNEETLLQESATKEAYHVGRILELQSELKHSRAAASDAQADNEHLSGLLQELRESNEMLELQRSRMREEIREYKLRDSRLLQDYTELEEENISLQKLVSTLRQNQVEYEGLKHEIKVLEEETELLNSQLQDALRLKDISDAQLEEALESLKSEREQKKHLRRELVHHLSMCDVAYTGSAHLTFTSAPPSGTATPTTLLSPNAEEPTRCNCHLQGGTEAGTAGGSVARPNGECRGPGRKAEGVTTSDLFSEMNLTEIQKLKQHIMTVEREKVALMTSLEESQTQLQHTQGALTEQYEKVLRLSQTVTTLRHLHQRAHFNQEGQSSVTSQMNPEELGRDDEEAEEEGSTDYKSETLNKSQVFSYQTPGLEILQCKYRVAVTEVVELKAEMKGLRERLTQCAEGAGRERPNRNSQHQKLERQVASLEKSCWEGRNKISSLELELQASQSTASESQGALNTAQDELVTLSEELATLYHHVCLCNNETPNRVMLDYYRQGKGLRSVTASLKAMSSDNSKVLLTPRLARRLAAVASTTLTPGESRSPSASPSKEHLCREGGEEEKEGDREGLQVPSEKGLPVCTPPTRSPSISASSSSSSSSSPALEPAGELRKEPMNIYNLNAIIRDQVKHLQRAVDQSLQLSRQRAAARDLAPLLDKDKESCMEEILKFKSLLSTKREQIATLRLVLKANKQTAEVALANLKSKYESEKYMVTDTMMKLRNELKALKEDAATFSSLRAMFATRCDEYVTQLDEMHRQLAAAEDEKKTLNSLLRMAIQQKLALTQRLEDLAFDQEQTHRTRGGRLTRRKIITPKSMVSAALASPLTSPTSHILPRSPSSAVITSLAGPVGPESPPSLEAPSATLAETPPSTPLRLAHSQWTLGVRTLVVDSHSFNVNISTALPRSLGLSRQCTSDTYTSPPPSTTTRPTQPGSAPSSSYRSPLLGIRRSTWSPTPRTRPLSSLTRSSIHYSPSSSPPYSPSSAHSYSSAYYSSSPAFTPSSSYSHSSHYTPLYPRYNSSYRPRH, from the exons GCGTTTGGACATGCCTACTCCATCCAGCGTAAGGTGGCAGAGGATGGGGAGAACAACGAGGAGACGCTGCTGCAGGAGTCCGCCACCAAGGAGGCGTACCACGTGGGCCGCATCCTGGAGCTGCAGTCAGAGCTGAAGCACAGCCGGGCCGCTGCCTCCGACGCTCAGGCTGACAACGAGCATCTCAGCGGCTTGCTGCAGGAGCTCAGGGAG AGTAATGAGATGTTGGAGCTGCAGCGCAGCCGCATGAGAGAGGAGATCAGGGAGTACAAGCTTCGAGACTCGCGGCTGCTCCAGGACTACaccgagctggaggaggagaacatttCTCTGCAGAAGCTGGTGTCAACTCTGAGACAGAATCAG GTGGAGTATGAAGGCCTGAAACATGAGATCAaggtcctggaggaggagacagagctTCTCAATAGCCAGCTGCAAGACGCGCTGCGTTTGAAGGACATCTCAGAcgcccagctggaggaggctcTGGAGTCCCTGAAGAGTGAGCGTGAGCAAAAGAAACACCTGCGCAGGGAGCTGGTGCACCACCTCAGTATGTGCGATGTGGCCTACACCGGCAGTGCCCACCTGACATTCACCTCGGCCCCGCCCAGTGGCACCGCCACCCCAACGACTCTGCTCTCCCCAAATGCAGAGGAGCCAACAAG ATGTAACTGCCACCTCCAGGGCGGGACAGAAGCAGGGACAGCTGGAGGGTCGGTGGCCAGGCCGAATGGAGAGTGCCGAGGGCCGGGTCGAAAAGCTGAGGGAGTGACGACGTCGGACCTCTTCAGTGAGATGAACCTGACAGAGATCCAGAAACTCAAGCAGCACATAATGACC GTTGAACGTGAGAAAGTAGCACTCATGACGAGCCTGGAAGAGTCCCAGACTCAGCTCCAACACACCCAGGGGGCCTTGACCGAGCAGTATGAAAAGGTCCTTCGTCTTAGCCAGACAGTCACTACCCTCCGCCACCTGCATCAAAGGGCCCACTTTAACCAGGAAGGCCAAAGCAGCGTCACCTCTCAGATGAATCCAGAGGAGCTTGGCAGAGATGatgaggaggctgaagaggaagGGAGCACGGACTATAAAAGCGAGACACTGAACAAAAGTCAGGTGTTTTCATACCAAACCCCGGGTCTGGAGATCCTGCAATGCAAGTATCGCGTGGCTGTGACAGAGGTGGTGGAGCTAAAAGCTGAGATGAAGGGCCTCCGTGAGAGGCTGACTCAGTGTGCCGAGGGAGCAGGTAGGGAGAGGCCAAACCGAAACAGTCAGCACCAGAAGCTGGAGCGGCAGGTCGCCTCATTGGAGAAGAGTTGCTGGGAGGGACGCAATAAG ATTTCTAGTCTGGAGTTGGAGTTGCAGGCATCTCAATCAACAGCCAGTGAGAGCCAGGGTGCACTGAACACAGCTCAGGATGAGCTGGTGACACTGAGTGAAGAGCTTGCCACACTCTACCATCACGTCTGTCTTTGCAACAACGAGACGCCCAACCGTGTCATGCTAGACTACTACAG ACAAGGCAAGGGGCTCAGGAGCGTCACTGCCAGTCTCAAAGCCATGTCTTCGGACAACAGCAAAGTTCTCCTCACACCACGCCTCGCTAGGCGGCTGGCCGCTGTTGCTTCGACAACCTTGACTCCCGGGGAGTCGCGGAGCCCCTCGGCATCTCCGTCCAAAGAGCACCTGTGTAGGGAgggtggagaagaggagaaggagggggacaGGGAGGGCCTCCAGGTGCCATCTGAGAAGGGCCTACCAGTCTGCACGCCTCCTACCCGCTCACCCAGTATCAGtgcctcttcatcatcatcgtcatcatcatcgcctGCCCTGGAGCCAGCCGGTGAGCTGCGCAAGGAGCCAATGAACATCTACAACCTCAACGCAATCATCAGAGACCAG gtGAAGCACCTACAGCGGGCAGTAGACCAGTCTTTGCAGCTGTCCAGACAGAGAGCTGCAGCCAGGGACCTGGCccctctgctggacaaagaCAAGGAGAGCTGCATGGAGGAGATCCTGAAGTTCAAGTCTTTGCTCAGCACCAAGAGAGAGCAGATAGCCACCCTCAGACTGGTGCTCAAGGCTAACAAGCAG ACTGCAGAGGTGGCTCTTGCAAACCTTAAGAGTAAGTATGAGTCTGAGAAGTACATGGTGACCGACACTATGATGAAGCTGAGGAACGAGCTAAAGGCACTGAAGGAGGACGCTGCCACTTTCTCATCACTGCGAGCCATGTTCGCTACCAG GTGTGACGAGTATGTGACCCAGCTGGATGAGATGCACAGACAGCTGGCTGCCGCCGAGGATGAGAAGAAGACTCTCAACTCCCTCCTTCGGATGGCCATCCAGCAGAAGCTGGCCCTCACCCAGCGACTGGAGGACTTAGCCTTCGATCAAGAGCAGACCCACCGCACCCGCGGGGGAAGGCTGACCCGCAGGAAGATCATCACCCCCAAA TCCATGGTCAGTGCAGCTCTGGCGTCACCTCTTACCTCCCCTACCTCACACATACTCCCTCGCAGCCCATCATCAGCGGTGATCACCTCACTGGCTGGCCCTGTAGGGCCAGAGAGCCCCCCATCTTTGGAGGCACCCTCCGCTACCTTGGCAGAGACCCCACCCTCAACCCCTCTGAGGCTGGCTCACTCCCAGTGGACCTTGGGGGTGCGGACGTTGGTGGTCGACTCCCACAGTTTCAATGTCAACATCTCCACTGCTCTGCCTCGTAGCTTAGGCCTCTCCAGGCAATGTACTTCAGACACATACACCTCTCCCCCacccagcaccaccaccaggccCACTCAGCCAGGATCTGCCCCCTCTTCTTCATACCGGTCCCCTCTTCTTGGGATCAGGCGCTCCACGTGGAGCCCCACACCCCGAACTCGGCCCCTCTCTAGCCTGACACGCTCTTCTATCCACTACTCTCCTTCCTCGTCCCCCCCTTACTCCCCTTCTTCGGCCCACAGCTATTCCTCTGCCTATTACAGCTCCTCACCTGCTTTTACGCCCTCTAGCTCCTATAGCCACTCCAGCCATTACACACCCCTGTACCCCAGATACAACAGTTCTTACCGGCCCCGGCACTGA